Proteins encoded in a region of the Homo sapiens chromosome 9, GRCh38.p14 Primary Assembly genome:
- the RABGAP1 gene encoding rab GTPase-activating protein 1 isoform X7, translated as MPEEQAFSVLVKIMFDYGLRELFKQNFEDLHCKFYQLERLMQEYIPDLYNHFLDISLEAHMYASQWFLTLFTAKFPLYMVFHIIDLLLCEGISVIFNVALGLLKTSKDDLLLTDFEGALKFFRVQLPKRYRSEENAKKLMELACNMKISQKKLKKYEKEYHTMREQQAQQEDPIERFERENRRLQEANMRLEQENDDLAHELVTSKIALRKDLDNAEEKADALNKELLMTKQKLIDAEEEKRRLEEESAQLKEMCRRELDKAESEIKKNSSIIGDYKQICSQLSERLEKQQTANKVEIEKIRQKVDDCERCREFFNKEGRVKGISSTKEVLDEDTDEEKETLKNQLREMELELAQTKLQLVEAECKIQDLEHHLGLALNEVQAAKKTWFNRTLSSIKTATGVQGKETC; from the exons ATGCCTGAAGAACAGGCATTCAGTGTTCTGGTCAAGATCATGTTTGACTATGGGCTCAGGGAACTTTTCAAGCAAAACTTCGAAGATTTGCATTGCAAATTTTACCAGTTGGAGCGCCTCATGCAG GAATACATTCCTGACCTGTACAACCACTTCCTGGATATAAGCCTTGAAGCACACATGTATGCCTCCCAGTGGTTTCTTACTCTTTTCACTGCAAAATTCCCTCTCTACATGGTCTTCCATATCATCGACCTGCTTTTATGTGAG GGAATAAGTGTTATTTTTAATGTCGCCCTTGGATTATTAAAg ACTTCGAAAGATGACCTGCTGTTGACAGACTTTGAAGGTGCCTTGAAGTTCTTTAGGGTTCAGCTTCCTAAGAGATACCGCtcagaagaaaatgcaaaaaaactaATGGAATTAGCCTGCAACatgaag ATTAGTCAGAAGAAGTTGAAAAAATACGAGAAAGAATATCACACCATGAGGGAACAGCAGGCCCAGCAAGAAGACCCCATCGAGCGATTTGAG CGGGAGAATAGGCGTCTACAAGAAGCTAACATGAGGTTGGAACAGGAAAACGATGACTTAGCCCATGAGCTGGTGACCAGCAAGATTGCACTACGGAAGGACCTGGATAAC GCTGAGGAAAAGGCAGATGCTCTGAATAAGGAGCTGCTGATGACCAAACAGAAGTTGATTGatgcagaagaagagaaaagacgGCTGGAAGAAGAGTCTGCTCAG TTAAAAGAAATGTGCCGTCGGGAACTCGACAAGGCAGaatctgagattaaaaaaaacagttcTATCATTGGTGACTATAAGCAG aTTTGTTCTCAGTTGAGTGAAAGATTGGAGAAGCAGCAGACAGCCAATAAGGTGGAAATTGAGAAAATTCGG CAAAAAGTGGATGACTGTGAGCGGTGCCGGGAATTTTTCAACAAAGAAGGGCGTGTAAAAGGCATAAGCTCAACCAAGGAGGTTTTAGATGAGGACACGGATGAAGAGAAAGAGACGCTCAAGAACCAGCTGAGAGAAATGGAGCTAGAACTGGCACAGACCAAACTCCAGCTGGTGGAGGCCGAGTGTAAGATACAG